In a single window of the Lynx canadensis isolate LIC74 chromosome E2, mLynCan4.pri.v2, whole genome shotgun sequence genome:
- the LDHD gene encoding probable D-lactate dehydrogenase, mitochondrial produces the protein MANLLRAAATWGLFPWRGYCSRGTQGELSKGFVEALKAVVGSSHVSTAVAVREQHGHDESMHRCQPPDAVVWPQNVEQVSQLAALCYGQGVPIIPFGTGTGLEGGVCAVQGGVCINLTHMDKILELNLEDFSVVVEPGVTHKALNTHLRDSGLWFPVDPGADASLCGMVATGASGTNAVRYGTMRENVLNLEVVLPGGELLHTAGLGRHFRKSAAGYNLTGLFVGSEGTLGLITAATLRLHPAPEATVVATCAFPSVQAAVDSTVHILQAAVPVARIEFLDDVTMDACNKHSQLNCSVAPTLFLEFHGSEQFLAEQLQRAEEITQDNGAFHFSSAKEAEERSRLWAARHSAWYAVLALRPGYKGYSTDVCVPISRLPEILVQTKEDLKAQGLTGAILGHVGDGNFHCLLLVDPEDPEELHRVMAFSELLGRRALALHGTCTGEHGIGLGKRQLLQEEVGAVGMETMRRLKAMLDPRGLMNPGKVL, from the exons ATGGCCAATCTGCTCCGGGCTGCGGCGACCTGGGGGCTGTTCCCCTGGAGGGGCTACTGCTCCAGGGGGACGCAG GGTGAGCTCAGCAAGGGCTTTGTGGAGGCTCTGAAGGCGGTTGTGGGGAGCTCCCATGTGTCCACCGCTGTCGCCGTCCGCGAGCAGCATGGTCACGACGAGTCCATGCACAG GTGCCAACCTCCAGACGCCGTGGTGTGGCCCCAGAATGTGGAGCAGGTCAGCCAGCTGGCCGCCCTGTGCTACGGCCAAGGAGTGCCCATCATCCCATTTGGCACGGGCACTGGGCTTGAGGGTGGAGTCTGTGCGGTGCAG GGCGGTGTCTGCATCAACCTGACCCACATGGACAAAATCCTGGAGCTGAATCTGGAAGACTTCTCTGTGGTGGTGGAGCCAGGCGTCACCCACAAAGCTCTCAACACCCATCTGCGGGACAGCGGCCTCTGGTTTCCTGTGG ACCCAGGTGCAGATGCCTCTCTCTGTGGCATGGTGGCCACTGGGGCCTCGGGCACCAATGCCGTGCGCTATGGCACCATGCGGGAGAATGTGCTGAACCTGGAGGTGGTGCTGCCTGGCGGTGAGCTGCTTCATACCGCAGGCCTAGGCCGTCATTTCCG GAAGAGCGCAGCTGGCTACAACCTCACAGGGCTCTTTGTGGGCTCTGAGGGGACACTAGGACTCATCACAGCTGCCACTCTGCGTCTGCATCCTGCCCCTGAGGCCACAGTGGTCGCCACCTGTGCATTCCCCAGTGTCCAGGCAGCCGTGGACAGCACTGTTCACATCCTCCAGGCTGCGGTGCCCGTGGCCCGCATTG AGTTTCTGGACGACGTCACGATGGATGCCTGCAACAAGCACAGCCAGCTGAACTGCTCCGTGGCGCCCACTCTCTTCCTCGAGTTCCATGGTTCTGAGCAGTTCCTGGCCGAGCAGCTACAGCGAGCAG AGGAGATCACCCAGGACAATGGAGCCTTCCACTTCTCGTCGGCCAAGGAGGCTGAGGAGCGCAGCCGGCTCTGGGCAGCGcggcacagtgcctggtacgCAGTGCTGGCCCTGCGGCCGGGCTACAAG GGCTATTCCACCGACGTGTGCGTGCCCATCTCCCGGCTGCCAGAGATCCTGGTGCAGACCAAGGAGGACCTGAAGGCCCAGGGACTCACAG GAGCCATCCTTGGACACGTGGGTGATGGCAATTTCCACTGCCTCCTGCTGGTGGACCCAGAGGACCCCGAGGAACTCCACAGGGTCATGGCCTTTTCAGAACTGCTGGGCAG gcggGCACTGGCACTCCATGGGACATGTACTGGGGAACATGGCATTGGGCTGGGCAAGCGCCAGCTGCTACAGGAGGAGGTAGGTGCCGTGGGCATGGAGACCATGCGGCGGCTGAAGGCCATGCTGGATCCCCGAGGCCTCATGAACCCAGGCAAGGTGCTGTGA